One segment of Pleomorphomonas sp. PLEO DNA contains the following:
- a CDS encoding DUF669 domain-containing protein: MATLTRQPSVALGLLPKGDYQAQVVDSAVVSTASGSGEMLKLTFEVLAGDFRRRRVVERLNIVNAHAAAQRIAQEMLARLCAAAGLSGIADSEELHGIPVTIRVDIRPGSGDYGEQNIIKDYRALAAPKSPPRQMTSARRPWDQ, from the coding sequence ATGGCAACGCTCACCCGGCAACCGAGTGTCGCCCTCGGCCTGTTGCCCAAGGGGGATTATCAGGCCCAGGTGGTGGACAGCGCCGTCGTGTCCACCGCCTCGGGCAGCGGCGAGATGTTGAAGCTCACCTTCGAGGTGCTGGCCGGCGACTTCCGGCGGCGGCGCGTCGTCGAGCGGCTCAACATCGTCAACGCCCATGCCGCGGCGCAGCGCATCGCCCAGGAGATGCTGGCGCGCCTATGCGCCGCCGCCGGCCTGTCCGGCATCGCCGACAGCGAGGAATTGCACGGCATTCCCGTGACGATCCGCGTCGATATCCGGCCAGGCAGCGGCGACTATGGCGAGCAGAACATCATCAAGGACTATCGCGCGCTCGCCGCTCCGAAGTCCCCGCCGCGACAGATGACCAGCGCCCGCCGGCCGTGGGACCAGTGA
- a CDS encoding helix-turn-helix domain-containing protein: MNHPLRGTFVGNSIVRLADEGVPIGALSRTFKIPYDSAHGIVRQALEDGVIVDMPAADWPAGSRLRQPTTKPIRLEARPDFLMSCKVAFGLTPAEGRLLQCLMQARACTKPHLHAVVAPEAEPKIIDVFVCKIRSKLSKFQVRIETIWGQGYAMPEESKRQLMARIGGAP; encoded by the coding sequence ATGAACCACCCGTTGCGCGGCACCTTCGTCGGCAATTCCATCGTTCGGCTGGCCGATGAGGGCGTGCCGATCGGCGCGCTGAGCCGCACCTTCAAGATCCCTTATGACAGCGCCCACGGCATCGTGCGGCAGGCGCTGGAGGATGGCGTGATCGTCGATATGCCGGCGGCCGACTGGCCGGCCGGTTCGCGGCTGCGCCAGCCGACCACTAAGCCGATCCGCCTGGAAGCGCGGCCGGATTTTCTGATGAGCTGCAAGGTGGCGTTCGGCCTCACCCCGGCCGAGGGGCGGCTGTTGCAATGCCTGATGCAGGCGCGCGCCTGCACCAAGCCGCACCTTCACGCCGTGGTGGCGCCGGAGGCGGAGCCGAAGATCATCGACGTGTTCGTCTGCAAGATCAGGAGTAAGCTCAGCAAATTCCAGGTGCGGATCGAGACCATCTGGGGGCAGGGCTATGCCATGCCCGAGGAGAGCAAGCGCCAGCTGATGGCGCGGATCGGCGGCGCGCCGTGA
- a CDS encoding DUF6511 domain-containing protein, with protein sequence MKYPASHHFATCGICQRRADGIGFAPDGRMPAVWVCNDCGLGRARQAARMRDFDVVERRAFTWASRRAGAFLDTIGKTDLAVLTREEYEGFLTAFQTHFVEEIRRLVEGKAVS encoded by the coding sequence ATGAAATACCCCGCCTCGCATCACTTCGCTACCTGCGGCATCTGCCAGCGGCGGGCCGACGGCATCGGCTTTGCGCCGGATGGACGCATGCCGGCGGTCTGGGTGTGCAACGACTGCGGCTTGGGCCGGGCCAGACAGGCGGCGCGCATGCGCGATTTTGACGTCGTTGAACGACGGGCCTTCACCTGGGCGTCGCGACGGGCCGGCGCGTTCCTCGATACCATCGGCAAGACCGATCTCGCCGTGCTGACGCGGGAGGAATACGAGGGCTTCCTGACGGCCTTCCAGACGCATTTCGTCGAGGAGATCCGCCGGCTGGTGGAGGGCAAGGCGGTTTCCTGA
- a CDS encoding bifunctional DNA primase/polymerase: MARLTTPFAVADLPPAPNRALALDLARAGLAVFPVRGAGPDAKKPCPTVRWGDDATCDAAAIDGWWRRWPDAMPAIHLGRSGLLVVDLDRHDGGEDGIKAWDDVNRGVMAPAVDTPSGGRHIYFRQPEGRAHGNREGLLKGRGINIRGLGGYVVAPGALRADGEGAYQPLPAGALRAAPLVPDWLYALIDPPPRNPSRGSNRGRSRALLRPSPMPALPATPTRLSRRRSTRCAPPARAAATTSSTEAHFRWGRWSAPAGSRRRRRHRC; the protein is encoded by the coding sequence ATGGCCAGGCTGACCACGCCCTTTGCCGTCGCCGATCTGCCGCCGGCGCCCAACCGGGCGCTGGCGCTCGATCTGGCGCGGGCCGGTCTTGCCGTGTTCCCGGTGCGCGGTGCCGGGCCGGATGCCAAGAAGCCGTGCCCCACGGTGCGCTGGGGCGATGACGCCACCTGTGACGCCGCGGCGATCGACGGCTGGTGGCGGCGCTGGCCGGATGCCATGCCGGCCATTCACCTGGGGCGCTCCGGGCTTCTGGTTGTCGACCTCGACCGGCACGACGGCGGCGAGGATGGAATCAAGGCTTGGGACGACGTCAATCGGGGCGTGATGGCGCCGGCCGTCGATACGCCCTCGGGCGGCCGCCACATCTATTTTCGCCAGCCGGAAGGCCGCGCCCATGGCAACCGCGAGGGGCTGCTGAAGGGGCGCGGCATCAACATTCGTGGGCTGGGCGGCTATGTGGTGGCACCCGGCGCGTTGAGAGCCGACGGCGAGGGCGCCTATCAGCCGCTGCCGGCGGGCGCGCTGAGGGCGGCGCCCCTGGTACCGGACTGGCTTTACGCGCTGATCGATCCGCCCCCCCGGAACCCGAGCCGAGGTTCGAACCGAGGCAGGAGCCGGGCGCTCCTTCGCCCATCGCCGATGCCCGCCTTGCCCGCTACGCCGACAAGGCTATCGCGGCGGAGATCGACGCGCTGCGCGCCGCCGGCAAGGGCGGCCGCAACAACCAGCTCAACCGAGGCGCATTTTCGCTGGGGCAGATGGTCGGCGCCGGCTGGCTCTCGGAGGCGACGGCGACATCGCTGCTGA
- a CDS encoding DUF3987 domain-containing protein, with the protein MVGAGWLSEATATSLLTSAAQDCGLAADDGLPACLATIRSGLRKGRTQPREAPRDARPEPPRPPKGPRRLIKERSGAVVDGDTGEVVHEAKRARAAVEFPDALTHVPGLVGDITNWICDTARRPNRVLALGAALTLVGTAMGRFWAGPTLSSTVLYMLALAPSGVGKDHALQQIKRLLAAAKMTRTIGPDEFISMPAVIHFIEREPLSLCPMDEFGAFLKRINAKRASGFERGISKIMRSVWGTNFGLMTTPEWAATPARTIRAPALSIYGASTPEDFFEALDGGDVSNGFLNRFTLLTVASRTEDREPALPPLTVPEKLSESLRRLFGGGNPLVVASKLHETDIEIDPFVIPWGPGAEAVYTGFQREILAWQDRDADAENFIGRAAEMAVRMATIRAGGRDPVAPRITVDDIEWGRAVALWSARTLYRMGRLYISETDFQAEANRVLRIIDKEGGEISQETLRARMKNRLRARELREVIETLEDTGAITRESVATEGGGPRKTLYFLRG; encoded by the coding sequence ATGGTCGGCGCCGGCTGGCTCTCGGAGGCGACGGCGACATCGCTGCTGACCTCGGCGGCGCAAGACTGCGGCCTTGCCGCCGACGATGGCTTGCCGGCCTGTCTTGCCACCATCCGCAGCGGCCTCAGGAAGGGCAGAACGCAGCCACGCGAGGCGCCGCGCGATGCCCGGCCCGAGCCGCCGCGCCCGCCCAAAGGGCCGCGTCGCCTGATCAAGGAGCGCTCCGGCGCGGTAGTTGATGGCGACACCGGCGAGGTAGTCCATGAGGCCAAGCGCGCCCGCGCCGCCGTGGAATTCCCCGATGCGTTGACCCACGTGCCGGGCCTTGTCGGCGACATCACCAACTGGATCTGCGACACGGCCCGCCGGCCCAACCGGGTGCTGGCGCTCGGCGCGGCGCTGACGCTGGTCGGCACCGCCATGGGCCGCTTCTGGGCCGGGCCGACGCTGAGCTCCACCGTGCTCTACATGCTGGCGCTGGCGCCGTCCGGCGTCGGCAAGGACCACGCGCTGCAGCAGATCAAGCGGCTGCTCGCGGCCGCCAAGATGACGCGCACCATCGGGCCGGACGAGTTCATCTCCATGCCGGCCGTCATCCATTTCATCGAACGCGAGCCGCTGTCGCTTTGCCCGATGGACGAGTTCGGCGCCTTTTTAAAGCGCATCAACGCCAAGCGTGCCTCCGGCTTCGAGCGCGGCATTTCCAAGATCATGCGTTCGGTGTGGGGCACCAACTTCGGCCTGATGACCACGCCGGAATGGGCGGCGACGCCGGCCCGCACCATCCGGGCGCCGGCGCTGTCCATCTACGGCGCCTCGACGCCGGAGGATTTCTTCGAGGCGCTGGACGGCGGCGACGTGTCCAACGGCTTCCTCAACCGCTTCACCCTGCTCACCGTAGCCAGCCGCACCGAGGACCGCGAGCCGGCGCTGCCGCCGCTCACCGTGCCGGAGAAGCTATCGGAAAGCCTCAGGCGGCTGTTCGGCGGCGGCAATCCGCTGGTCGTCGCCTCGAAACTGCACGAGACCGACATCGAGATCGACCCGTTCGTCATCCCCTGGGGCCCCGGCGCCGAAGCGGTCTACACGGGGTTCCAGCGCGAAATCCTCGCCTGGCAGGACCGCGACGCCGACGCCGAAAACTTCATCGGCCGCGCCGCCGAAATGGCGGTGCGCATGGCCACCATCCGGGCCGGCGGCCGCGATCCGGTGGCACCACGGATCACCGTGGACGACATCGAATGGGGCCGGGCGGTGGCGCTCTGGTCGGCCCGCACCCTCTACCGCATGGGCCGCCTCTACATCTCCGAAACCGACTTCCAGGCCGAAGCCAACCGCGTGCTGCGCATCATCGACAAGGAAGGCGGCGAGATTTCTCAGGAGACGCTCAGGGCGCGGATGAAGAACCGGCTGCGGGCGCGGGAGTTGAGGGAGGTGATCGAAACGCTGGAGGATACGGGCGCGATTACGCGGGAGAGCGTGGCGACGGAGGGCGGAGGACCGAGGAAGACGCTGTATTTTTTGAGGGGGTAG
- a CDS encoding retron Ec67 family RNA-directed DNA polymerase/endonuclease, with amino-acid sequence MSQLKKLKETSDRNELAALLGFKPSALTSIIYQTPLENRYTIFEIDKKSGGKRIIKAPTPKLKKLQTHLSHLLYQCLDEIERERGEKPLSFGFRRDLWIADNAACHKGRRWVLNLDLKDFFPSFNFGRVRGFFLKDKFFKLQPQVATTIAQIACDGVALPQGSPCSPVVSELIARILDMRLVWLAKKYRVTYTRYADDITFSTSQKDFPAGVAFRDVQDTALWILSDELLTKITGCGFEVNPEKTRMQFRGSRQSVTGLTVNKKVNVSSEYYRRARAMCDSLFSTGSYFRSMEKPDKEGGDSKPNLTNSLNPLEGILGHIYAVTQTEDRRDVGEQRIKPRAIRKLYRRFLFYKYFVALDVPLIVTEGKTDPVYLRAAVQSRTRFHPILGEAKGGSFIHAVHYFNYGGLSHEVLDLGGGGVGNLKSIPLDYRRNFLPKKDEHRAMAHKSMAYPVILVLDNDTGLGPVASTMKENFGVSFSVTSTASFYHITDNLYVVKTPETVGKSCIEDLLPKEWLEKELNGKRFNPKPDITKQYGKEVLANSVIKPNASQIDFSRFDPLLDRIVAVMVDYASKKSAH; translated from the coding sequence GTGTCACAACTGAAAAAGCTTAAAGAGACGAGCGATCGAAATGAGCTTGCTGCCCTATTAGGGTTCAAGCCCAGTGCGCTAACGTCTATTATTTATCAAACTCCGCTCGAAAATCGTTATACGATCTTTGAAATAGACAAGAAGTCCGGCGGAAAGAGAATAATCAAAGCCCCTACTCCGAAACTCAAGAAACTACAAACGCACCTGTCGCATCTGTTGTACCAATGTCTCGATGAGATCGAAAGAGAGCGCGGCGAGAAGCCTTTGTCGTTTGGCTTCCGAAGGGACCTTTGGATCGCTGACAATGCGGCCTGTCACAAAGGACGGCGTTGGGTGCTCAATCTCGACCTGAAGGATTTTTTCCCATCCTTCAATTTCGGCCGCGTCCGTGGGTTTTTCCTCAAGGACAAGTTTTTCAAACTCCAGCCCCAAGTCGCTACCACGATCGCGCAGATCGCCTGTGACGGTGTTGCGTTACCTCAGGGAAGCCCGTGTTCCCCTGTGGTGTCGGAGTTAATCGCCCGCATCCTGGATATGCGCTTGGTTTGGCTCGCGAAGAAATATCGCGTGACATACACACGCTACGCGGACGACATCACCTTTTCTACCAGCCAGAAAGATTTTCCTGCGGGTGTTGCCTTTCGAGATGTCCAAGATACCGCGCTTTGGATATTGAGCGACGAGCTCCTTACCAAGATTACTGGCTGCGGATTTGAGGTGAATCCAGAAAAAACTCGCATGCAGTTCCGTGGTAGTCGCCAATCTGTAACTGGCCTGACGGTCAACAAGAAGGTGAACGTTAGTAGTGAGTATTATCGCCGCGCACGAGCCATGTGTGACTCACTTTTTTCAACAGGTTCTTATTTTCGGTCGATGGAAAAACCGGATAAAGAAGGAGGCGATTCGAAGCCTAATTTGACCAATAGCCTCAATCCACTAGAAGGCATACTGGGGCATATCTACGCGGTCACGCAAACAGAAGACCGAAGGGATGTTGGAGAGCAGCGGATAAAGCCAAGAGCCATTAGAAAACTCTATCGACGTTTCCTGTTCTACAAATATTTCGTGGCACTTGATGTTCCGCTGATCGTCACAGAAGGCAAAACAGATCCAGTTTATCTGCGGGCTGCCGTTCAAAGCCGTACCCGGTTTCATCCAATCTTGGGAGAGGCAAAAGGTGGATCGTTTATCCACGCGGTTCACTATTTCAACTATGGAGGACTTTCACACGAGGTGCTTGACCTTGGGGGAGGTGGTGTTGGTAATTTGAAATCTATTCCATTGGACTATCGACGCAACTTTCTTCCGAAAAAAGACGAACACCGCGCGATGGCACATAAATCAATGGCGTATCCTGTCATTTTGGTCTTGGACAATGATACTGGCCTCGGCCCTGTCGCGAGCACCATGAAAGAGAATTTTGGCGTAAGCTTCAGCGTGACTTCGACCGCGTCATTCTACCATATTACGGACAACCTATATGTCGTTAAGACCCCGGAGACTGTTGGCAAGAGCTGTATCGAGGACCTGCTACCCAAGGAGTGGCTGGAGAAAGAGCTGAACGGAAAGAGGTTTAATCCCAAGCCCGACATCACAAAACAATATGGCAAGGAAGTGCTCGCCAATTCCGTGATTAAGCCCAATGCCAGCCAGATCGATTTCTCAAGGTTCGATCCTCTGCTCGACCGAATTGTCGCGGTGATGGTAGACTATGCCTCAAAGAAATCCGCCCACTAG
- a CDS encoding antitoxin MazE-like protein, with translation MPRPKQTVDGLTKFQRYRQQQQRQGMKQLRIWVPDPNRPEFVTEAKRQGLSLRGRAEEAEASGFIAAAFEWPQE, from the coding sequence ATGCCACGCCCCAAGCAAACCGTTGACGGGCTGACCAAGTTTCAGCGTTACCGGCAGCAACAGCAGCGTCAGGGCATGAAGCAATTGCGGATTTGGGTGCCCGATCCCAACCGGCCGGAATTTGTCACCGAGGCCAAGCGGCAGGGACTTTCTCTGCGTGGCCGGGCCGAAGAGGCTGAGGCGTCGGGCTTTATTGCCGCCGCTTTTGAGTGGCCTCAGGAATGA
- a CDS encoding type II toxin-antitoxin system PemK/MazF family toxin gives MKRGDLVKVSTQGDTGKPRPSVVIQSDALDAADSVLVALLTSTTADAPLYRLTLEPTAGNGLKTISQVMVDKVLAYPRAKCGPVIGRLSSADMLVLNNMLLVMIGLAD, from the coding sequence ATGAAACGGGGCGATCTCGTAAAGGTCTCGACCCAGGGCGACACTGGCAAGCCGCGCCCGTCGGTCGTCATCCAGTCCGATGCGCTCGACGCGGCCGATAGCGTGCTCGTCGCCTTGTTGACCAGCACGACCGCCGATGCGCCGCTCTACCGGCTCACGCTTGAACCTACTGCCGGCAACGGCCTCAAGACCATCTCGCAGGTGATGGTGGACAAGGTGCTGGCCTATCCGCGCGCCAAATGCGGCCCGGTGATCGGCCGGCTTTCATCCGCCGACATGCTGGTGCTGAACAACATGCTGCTGGTGATGATCGGCCTTGCCGACTGA
- a CDS encoding GNAT family N-acetyltransferase yields the protein MTLQTPPSRHETDRLVLRPFADGDWGQYADYHARPEVYAYLYAPPPTGDALREKFDRVLAARFEGDGDVYRLAVTVKAGGAVVGEVLLKLASRDALQGEVGYIFNPVHAGKGYATEAVAALLRIGFEAIGFHRIFARLDSANARSVAVVERLGLRREAHLIQNDRFNGKWGDEYIYALLKSEWMQRSNQGAALRGS from the coding sequence ATGACCCTTCAAACGCCTCCCTCTCGCCACGAGACCGATCGCCTGGTGCTGCGCCCATTCGCCGACGGCGATTGGGGCCAGTACGCCGATTATCACGCCCGCCCCGAGGTCTACGCCTATCTCTATGCGCCGCCGCCAACCGGGGACGCCCTGCGTGAGAAATTCGACCGCGTGCTGGCCGCCCGCTTCGAGGGCGACGGCGATGTTTACCGGCTGGCCGTCACCGTGAAGGCGGGCGGCGCGGTGGTCGGCGAGGTTCTGCTCAAGCTGGCCAGCCGAGACGCACTTCAAGGCGAGGTGGGTTACATCTTCAACCCCGTTCACGCCGGCAAGGGCTACGCCACGGAAGCCGTTGCCGCCCTGCTGCGGATCGGCTTCGAGGCCATCGGCTTCCATCGCATCTTCGCCCGCCTCGATAGTGCGAATGCAAGATCGGTGGCGGTCGTCGAGCGGCTGGGCCTGAGGCGCGAAGCGCACCTCATCCAGAACGACCGGTTCAACGGCAAGTGGGGCGACGAATATATCTACGCCCTGCTCAAATCCGAGTGGATGCAACGTTCCAACCAAGGGGCGGCCTTACGCGGCAGTTAG
- the arr gene encoding NAD(+)--rifampin ADP-ribosyltransferase: MSASASVFAQSFFHGTRANLRPGDHIVVGHSSNFGTPQPLSWVYFSGTLDAAIWGAELAAGLEPERIYVVEPTGPIFDDPNLTDKKFPGNPTLSYRSRDPLRIIAEVTKWQSHSPEQVRQMKEGLARLAREGGQPIID; encoded by the coding sequence ATGTCAGCTTCGGCCAGCGTGTTTGCGCAATCCTTCTTCCACGGAACCAGGGCCAACCTGCGGCCGGGCGACCATATCGTCGTCGGTCATTCTTCGAACTTTGGCACCCCTCAACCGCTTTCATGGGTCTATTTCTCGGGCACGCTGGACGCGGCGATCTGGGGCGCCGAGCTTGCCGCCGGCCTTGAGCCCGAGCGCATCTATGTCGTGGAACCCACCGGGCCGATCTTCGACGATCCCAATCTGACGGACAAGAAATTTCCCGGAAACCCGACGTTATCCTATCGCTCCCGCGATCCCCTCAGGATCATCGCGGAAGTGACCAAGTGGCAGAGCCATTCGCCCGAACAGGTGCGGCAAATGAAGGAAGGCCTGGCGCGCCTGGCGCGTGAAGGCGGCCAGCCCATCATTGACTGA
- a CDS encoding N-acetyltransferase family protein — translation MLDIHPARVADQGKIVQLWHRGWHEAHAALVPPEGLSFRTEGHFAIWLKEAKDAFYVARDGTELIGFVSVKAAEVVKLYVGTSARGTGTAHALLSFAEQLLFADGVSEAELLCTAGNSRAERFYQREGWHLTDTFDDALWMPKGVSRQFIVATHRFQKTLIPAT, via the coding sequence ATGCTCGACATCCATCCGGCTAGGGTCGCCGACCAGGGAAAAATCGTCCAGCTCTGGCACCGGGGATGGCACGAAGCGCATGCCGCCCTCGTGCCGCCCGAGGGGTTGTCCTTTCGCACCGAAGGCCACTTCGCCATCTGGCTGAAAGAGGCGAAAGACGCCTTCTACGTGGCGAGGGACGGCACCGAACTCATCGGGTTTGTCTCCGTCAAAGCAGCGGAAGTCGTCAAACTCTATGTCGGCACATCCGCCCGTGGAACCGGAACGGCGCATGCGTTGTTATCGTTCGCGGAACAGCTTTTGTTCGCCGATGGGGTGTCGGAGGCCGAACTGCTTTGCACGGCCGGCAATAGCCGCGCCGAAAGGTTCTATCAGCGGGAGGGCTGGCACCTCACAGACACCTTTGACGATGCGCTTTGGATGCCGAAGGGCGTCAGCCGGCAATTCATCGTAGCGACCCATCGCTTTCAAAAAACCCTGATACCGGCGACCTGA
- a CDS encoding CbtA family protein gives MTGKLLLRGMIAGVVGGLMAFLFARLYGEPLVDFAIAFEEQASHAAGEAAEPELVSRATQAGLGLLTGVIVYSAALGGILSLVFALVLGRFSALGARPLAALLALAGFVAVILVPAIKYPANPPAVGSPETIVIRTQLYFIMLMVSVAVMIVAFALARQTWARLGAWNAVLLGGLAYIAVMAAVMTLLPEINEVPETFSAVMLWRFRLASLGLQAIIWGAQGLLFGFLAERLLSGAAPQGARRLGRA, from the coding sequence ATGACTGGAAAGCTTTTGCTGCGCGGCATGATTGCCGGCGTGGTCGGTGGCCTCATGGCCTTCCTGTTCGCCCGCCTCTATGGCGAGCCGCTGGTCGATTTCGCCATCGCCTTCGAGGAGCAGGCCAGCCACGCGGCCGGAGAAGCCGCCGAGCCCGAGCTGGTCAGCCGGGCAACGCAGGCCGGCCTCGGCCTGCTCACCGGCGTCATCGTCTACAGCGCCGCCCTCGGCGGCATCCTGTCGCTGGTGTTCGCGCTGGTGCTCGGCCGCTTCAGCGCCCTCGGCGCCCGCCCGCTCGCCGCGCTGCTGGCACTCGCCGGTTTTGTCGCGGTGATCCTGGTGCCGGCGATCAAATACCCGGCCAACCCGCCAGCCGTCGGCAGCCCGGAGACTATCGTCATCCGCACCCAGCTCTACTTCATCATGCTGATGGTATCGGTCGCGGTGATGATCGTCGCCTTCGCGCTGGCGCGGCAGACTTGGGCGCGCCTCGGCGCCTGGAATGCCGTCCTCCTCGGCGGCCTTGCCTATATCGCCGTCATGGCGGCGGTGATGACGCTGCTGCCCGAGATCAACGAAGTGCCGGAAACCTTCTCCGCCGTCATGCTTTGGCGCTTCCGTCTGGCCTCGCTCGGCCTGCAAGCGATCATCTGGGGCGCGCAAGGCCTGTTGTTCGGCTTCCTCGCCGAGCGGCTGCTGTCCGGCGCGGCTCCCCAGGGCGCGCGCCGCCTCGGCCGCGCGTAA
- a CDS encoding CbtB-domain containing protein — MSSISRTAPLSPPAAIPLGEVLPWAVFAGLLLMLAVYFVGAEEGATSLFNSMYVHEFVHDGRHLLGFPCH; from the coding sequence ATGTCCAGCATTTCACGCACCGCTCCCCTGTCGCCGCCGGCCGCCATTCCGCTGGGCGAGGTTCTGCCATGGGCCGTGTTCGCCGGTCTGCTACTGATGCTGGCGGTGTATTTCGTCGGCGCCGAGGAAGGCGCGACCTCGCTGTTCAACAGCATGTACGTGCATGAATTCGTGCACGACGGCCGCCACCTCCTGGGTTTCCCCTGCCACTGA
- a CDS encoding histidine phosphatase family protein — protein MAARLTLITVPTDNDRRAPRFPGRDRLDLTFESLPETVRRCLSEADHLIHAPEIAIGPNATVRVPAEVAEALSNLDYGNWANRTMTEIAGADPAGFEVWRMDMAAAPHGGEAISSARDRVGGWLAGLEERSGAIVALCPATIVRIALTAALEAPLSMIWRLDPMPWSACELTRHGDRWSLRLS, from the coding sequence ATGGCCGCTCGCCTGACGCTGATCACAGTGCCGACCGACAACGACCGCCGCGCCCCGCGCTTTCCGGGCCGCGATCGGCTGGACCTGACCTTCGAGAGCTTGCCGGAGACGGTGCGCCGCTGCCTTAGCGAAGCCGATCACCTTATCCACGCACCCGAAATCGCCATTGGCCCCAACGCCACCGTCCGGGTGCCGGCCGAGGTGGCCGAGGCGCTTTCCAATCTCGATTATGGCAACTGGGCGAACCGGACGATGACTGAGATCGCCGGCGCTGATCCCGCTGGCTTCGAGGTCTGGCGAATGGATATGGCGGCGGCCCCGCATGGCGGCGAAGCCATCTCCAGCGCGCGGGACCGGGTCGGCGGTTGGCTGGCCGGGCTGGAGGAACGATCGGGGGCCATCGTAGCGCTGTGCCCGGCGACGATCGTCAGGATCGCCCTCACGGCGGCGCTCGAGGCGCCGCTGTCGATGATCTGGCGCCTCGATCCCATGCCCTGGTCGGCCTGCGAGCTGACGCGCCATGGCGACCGGTGGTCGCTCAGGCTGAGCTAG
- a CDS encoding PRC-barrel domain-containing protein yields MLWNASKIKGYAIAASDGDVGTVSDLLFDDESWLIRWLVVETGDWLTHRRVLLPTSTLGHANERSREFSVKLTMRQVENSPDIDTERPVSRQMENNIYGYYGWSPYWGSGLYMGGGGYGSVMGAPILAPEPDTLRFENEVLEAHRRHDDPHLRSVKAVDGYHIHATDGDIGHVEDMLVEEADWSIHYLVVDTKNWWPGQKVLISPRLAKDISWADKTVALSVDRQVVKNSPVYDASTIVDRDYENQFGTYYSGSDAGPFHRRPPLNGLHP; encoded by the coding sequence ATGTTATGGAATGCCTCCAAGATTAAGGGCTACGCCATCGCCGCCAGCGACGGCGATGTTGGCACCGTCAGCGACCTGCTGTTCGACGATGAAAGCTGGCTCATCCGCTGGCTCGTCGTCGAAACCGGCGACTGGCTCACCCACCGCAGGGTGCTTCTCCCGACGTCAACGCTGGGACACGCCAATGAGCGAAGCCGGGAGTTCTCGGTCAAGCTGACGATGCGGCAGGTCGAAAATAGTCCGGATATCGACACCGAGCGGCCGGTGTCGCGGCAAATGGAAAACAACATCTACGGCTACTATGGCTGGAGCCCCTATTGGGGAAGCGGCCTCTATATGGGTGGCGGTGGCTACGGCAGCGTGATGGGCGCACCCATCCTGGCACCAGAGCCGGATACACTGCGTTTCGAGAACGAGGTGCTCGAGGCGCATCGGCGGCATGATGATCCGCACCTGCGCAGCGTCAAGGCGGTGGACGGCTATCATATCCATGCCACCGATGGCGATATCGGCCATGTCGAGGACATGCTGGTCGAGGAAGCGGACTGGAGCATCCACTACCTCGTGGTCGACACCAAGAACTGGTGGCCGGGGCAGAAGGTGTTGATCTCGCCGCGCCTGGCCAAAGACATCAGTTGGGCGGACAAGACCGTTGCCCTGAGCGTCGACCGGCAGGTGGTCAAGAACAGCCCGGTCTACGATGCCTCAACGATCGTCGATCGCGATTACGAGAACCAGTTCGGCACCTATTACAGCGGGTCCGACGCGGGCCCCTTCCACAGGCGGCCTCCGCTGAATGGTCTGCATCCTTGA
- a CDS encoding cupin domain-containing protein translates to MDNIGSRIKDIGPQPQTFDIQRATKENTNYRSVAWSGRYLQVTLMSIPVGGDIGLEVHPETDQFLRLDSGSGRVQMGEAKNKLTFEKHVSDGWCVLVPAGTWHNITNMGTKPMQVYAIYAPAHHKPDKVQATAAAAESDKADKPATWSVQPKQAPDEHG, encoded by the coding sequence ATGGACAACATTGGTAGCAGGATCAAGGACATTGGTCCGCAGCCGCAAACTTTCGACATTCAGCGCGCGACGAAGGAAAACACCAATTACCGCTCAGTTGCCTGGAGCGGCCGCTACCTGCAAGTGACGCTGATGTCGATCCCCGTTGGCGGCGACATCGGCCTTGAAGTGCATCCGGAGACCGATCAATTCCTGCGTCTCGACTCCGGCAGCGGTCGCGTGCAGATGGGAGAGGCCAAGAACAAGCTGACGTTTGAAAAGCATGTGTCGGACGGTTGGTGCGTCCTCGTTCCCGCCGGCACCTGGCACAACATCACCAATATGGGCACGAAGCCCATGCAGGTCTACGCGATCTACGCCCCCGCCCACCACAAACCCGACAAGGTGCAGGCGACGGCAGCGGCAGCGGAGTCCGACAAAGCCGACAAACCAGCGACCTGGTCGGTACAGCCAAAGCAGGCGCCCGACGAACACGGCTGA